The following are encoded in a window of Telmatobacter sp. DSM 110680 genomic DNA:
- a CDS encoding aldo/keto reductase, which yields MSPTTRRSFLKTGLAAGAMATVGTLPLAAKRTATDTVVLGRSKIEVTRLAFGTGTDGGAVQAALGQKEFTSLVRYAYDHGIRFFETAEAYQTPAMLGEALKGLPRDSYQLMSKVTTFHEGIDPQAKFDELRNTSKTEYFDIMLLHWQHTADWPETTKRWQDGILAAQQRKIIRTHGASVHGLPALRQMPGTNWLDVGLIRINHNGARMDGPTYEDTNHPDNVSEVVDHIHQLKKEGLGVIGMKLCGGGQFEHSHDDRVKAMRFAFQNAGVDSATIGFKSTQEIDEAISNMNLALA from the coding sequence ATGAGTCCAACCACAAGGCGTAGTTTCCTCAAAACAGGTCTGGCCGCTGGAGCCATGGCGACCGTAGGAACGCTTCCCCTAGCCGCCAAGCGTACTGCGACCGATACCGTGGTGCTGGGTCGGTCAAAGATCGAAGTAACGCGTCTGGCCTTCGGGACCGGGACAGATGGCGGTGCAGTGCAGGCAGCGCTGGGCCAGAAGGAATTCACCAGTCTGGTGCGCTATGCTTACGACCACGGCATCCGCTTCTTCGAGACGGCCGAGGCTTATCAGACACCGGCAATGCTCGGCGAAGCGCTAAAAGGCTTGCCGCGTGATAGCTATCAGCTGATGAGCAAGGTGACCACGTTCCACGAAGGAATCGATCCCCAAGCCAAGTTTGACGAGTTGCGGAACACCTCGAAGACAGAGTACTTCGACATCATGTTGCTTCACTGGCAACACACGGCTGACTGGCCGGAGACCACGAAACGCTGGCAGGATGGAATTCTTGCTGCGCAGCAGAGAAAGATCATCCGCACCCATGGCGCCTCTGTGCACGGGTTGCCTGCGCTGCGCCAGATGCCGGGTACTAATTGGCTCGACGTCGGACTGATCCGCATCAACCACAATGGCGCGCGCATGGACGGGCCAACCTACGAGGACACCAACCACCCCGACAACGTAAGCGAAGTGGTCGACCACATCCACCAGTTAAAGAAGGAAGGACTGGGTGTTATCGGCATGAAGCTGTGCGGCGGCGGCCAGTTCGAGCACAGTCATGACGACCGTGTGAAGGCGATGAGGTTTGCATTCCAGAATGCAGGAGTGGACAGCGCAACGATTGGCTTCAAGAGCACACAAGAGATTGATGAAGCCATCAGCAACATGAACCTGGCACTTGCGTAG